One region of bacterium genomic DNA includes:
- a CDS encoding ABC transporter substrate-binding protein, translating into MRIMVVLTLLALLLSGSPAFSAAPGQDLIIANEADVTLFDPIRIQEAPTSFVAGFIYDQLVQRADDGHVVPSLAERWKLSPDRRVWTFILRKGVRFQDGSELDASVVEWAFKRALDPQEPSQFRGQFSIVQKIAVLDKSTIAFTLKDPNVAFLDYVMLTNGAFIPSKRAFETLGKD; encoded by the coding sequence ATGCGTATCATGGTCGTCTTGACGCTGCTGGCCCTGCTGCTCTCCGGCAGCCCGGCGTTCTCGGCCGCTCCGGGTCAGGATCTGATCATCGCCAACGAGGCCGATGTGACTCTCTTCGACCCGATCCGGATCCAGGAAGCTCCGACGAGCTTCGTGGCCGGATTCATCTACGATCAGCTTGTGCAGCGGGCCGATGACGGCCACGTCGTCCCCTCGCTCGCAGAACGCTGGAAACTCTCCCCCGACCGCCGCGTGTGGACGTTCATCCTGCGAAAGGGTGTCCGGTTCCAGGATGGCTCGGAGCTCGACGCCTCGGTGGTGGAGTGGGCGTTCAAGCGCGCGCTCGATCCACAGGAGCCCAGCCAGTTTCGAGGACAGTTCTCGATCGTTCAAAAGATCGCCGTACTGGACAAGTCCACCATTGCGTTCACCTTGAAAGACCCCAATGTCGCGTTTCTGGACTATGTGATGCTCACGAACGGCGCGTTCATTCCGAGCAAGCGGGCGTTCGAGACGCTCGGCAAGGACT
- a CDS encoding D-2-hydroxyacid dehydrogenase family protein has translation MRPSTNVAILDDYQGVALSTADWASLGGDVRVHAFRDHLTDERALIDRLEPFDVIVAMRERTPFSKSLLDRLPRLRLLVTTGMRNASIDMGAATEQGLTVCGTEGLGYPTAELTWGLILAWARRIPHEDRITRQGRWQTSVGVGLRGKILGVIGLGRLGSQVATIGRAFGMSVIGWSQNLTAERAAVCGATLAAKDGLLAQSDVVTIHLQLSERTRGLLGAEELGSMKATALLVNTSRGPIVDERALIAALEQRTIAGAALDVFDEEPLPPDHPFRHLENTVITPHLGYVTLENYQVFYRDAVEDVRAFLTGNPVRVLNPQVRSGRPR, from the coding sequence ATGCGTCCATCGACCAACGTCGCGATCCTCGACGACTACCAGGGCGTCGCCCTCAGCACGGCGGATTGGGCGTCGCTCGGTGGAGATGTTCGCGTCCACGCGTTTCGCGATCACCTGACCGACGAACGCGCGCTCATCGACCGTCTCGAGCCATTCGACGTGATCGTCGCGATGCGCGAGCGCACCCCGTTTTCGAAATCCCTGCTTGACCGGCTCCCCCGGCTGCGGCTGCTGGTGACCACGGGGATGCGGAACGCCTCCATCGATATGGGAGCAGCGACGGAGCAGGGGCTCACGGTATGCGGCACCGAGGGGTTGGGATACCCGACCGCGGAACTGACCTGGGGCCTGATCCTGGCCTGGGCGCGCCGCATCCCGCATGAGGACCGGATCACGCGCCAAGGACGCTGGCAGACATCCGTGGGCGTGGGCCTCCGGGGAAAGATTCTCGGCGTGATCGGCCTCGGCCGGTTGGGCTCGCAGGTGGCGACCATCGGGCGAGCCTTCGGGATGTCGGTCATCGGCTGGAGCCAGAACCTCACCGCCGAGCGGGCCGCGGTGTGCGGCGCGACCCTCGCCGCGAAAGACGGCCTGCTCGCTCAATCAGATGTCGTGACGATCCACCTGCAGTTGAGCGAGCGCACCCGAGGCCTGCTGGGGGCGGAAGAGCTCGGATCGATGAAAGCCACCGCGCTGCTGGTCAACACCTCGCGCGGCCCTATTGTTGACGAGCGGGCGCTGATCGCCGCGCTCGAGCAGCGCACGATCGCGGGGGCCGCGCTTGACGTGTTCGACGAGGAGCCGCTGCCGCCGGACCACCCATTCCGGCATCTGGAGAACACGGTCATCACCCCGCACCTCGGCTACGTGACGCTCGAGAATTACCAGGTATTCTACAGGGACGCCGTCGAGGATGTGCGGGCGTTCCTCACCGGGAATCCCGTGCGGGTGCTCAACCCCCAGGTGCGGTCCGGGCGCCCGCGCTGA
- a CDS encoding MaoC family dehydratase, with the protein MRDFPAPIDKRYFEDYVPGAVFEYGTITVDQADVIEFARRFDPQPFHINPDAAARGPFGGLIASGWHTASLTMRLVVDHYLSSVASLGSPGVDELRWTRPVRPGDTLRVRVSVLGARRSQSKPDRGIVRSHVEALNQDGDVVMSLQALNLIRCREMA; encoded by the coding sequence ATGAGAGACTTTCCCGCCCCCATCGACAAACGCTACTTCGAGGACTACGTGCCCGGTGCTGTGTTTGAATATGGAACGATTACTGTGGATCAAGCGGACGTGATCGAGTTTGCGCGGCGGTTCGACCCACAGCCCTTCCACATCAATCCCGACGCCGCAGCGCGCGGGCCCTTTGGAGGGTTGATCGCGAGCGGATGGCACACGGCGAGCCTGACGATGCGCCTCGTCGTAGACCACTACCTGTCCAGCGTCGCCAGCTTGGGCTCTCCCGGCGTGGATGAGCTGCGTTGGACCCGGCCGGTTCGGCCCGGCGACACGTTACGCGTCCGCGTCTCTGTGCTGGGCGCCCGCCGCTCCCAGTCGAAGCCTGATCGCGGGATCGTACGTTCACACGTCGAGGCGTTGAATCAAGACGGCGACGTCGTGATGAGCCTCCAGGCCCTCAATCTCATACGCTGCAGAGAGATGGCGTAG